One bacterium DNA window includes the following coding sequences:
- a CDS encoding class I SAM-dependent methyltransferase, which translates to MGDMRKGQPQAEMRELKKERYRDREFVASYDSRYSGGLNALNTRVETAWVGRLATGLTLDCGAGTGRFSHPLAARGMTVIALDSSRQMLSQLRAKAPLPALAGDIYHLPLREGAFDSLVCLHLLFHLPDWPAALESVSRALRPGGRLLFEMRSGEHTALASRLLKLLGRTPRKADSGRSGATVHATQAQVRSALAACGLRLEATLNYDLGHAHYLSALSGALDTLFGKFTALRHGLAALELTAGKILPAAFTYRTLYCAVRQ; encoded by the coding sequence ATGGGCGACATGCGGAAGGGCCAACCCCAGGCTGAAATGCGGGAGTTGAAAAAGGAGCGTTACCGCGACCGCGAGTTCGTGGCAAGTTACGACAGCCGTTACTCAGGCGGGCTGAACGCTCTGAACACCCGGGTGGAGACAGCCTGGGTCGGGCGACTGGCCACGGGCCTGACCCTGGACTGCGGGGCCGGCACAGGGCGGTTCAGTCATCCGCTGGCCGCGCGCGGGATGACTGTAATCGCCCTGGACAGCTCGCGGCAGATGCTATCCCAGCTCCGGGCCAAAGCCCCCCTGCCGGCCCTGGCCGGGGATATCTACCACCTGCCCCTGCGGGAGGGCGCGTTCGACAGTCTGGTCTGCCTGCACCTGCTGTTCCACCTGCCGGACTGGCCCGCGGCCCTGGAATCCGTGTCCCGGGCGCTGCGCCCGGGGGGACGGCTGCTGTTCGAGATGCGCTCCGGAGAGCACACCGCCCTGGCTTCTCGGTTGCTGAAACTCCTGGGCCGCACGCCACGCAAGGCGGACAGCGGCCGGTCCGGGGCCACTGTCCACGCCACGCAGGCGCAGGTCCGCTCCGCCCTGGCCGCCTGCGGCCTGCGCCTGGAGGCCACACTCAACTATGACCTGGGCCACGCCCACTACCTGTCTGCCCTTTCCGGCGCTCTGGACACTCTATTCGGTAAGTTCACCGCCCTCCGTCACGGCCTGGCCGCCCTGGAACTTACAGCCGGCAAAATTCTTCCCGCAGCTTTCACCTACCGCACCCTCTACTGCGCGGTGAGGCAATGA
- a CDS encoding HD domain-containing protein produces the protein MLMHVNDLVPELELESDVRLKAGSFLITRKELKDGRLSEKVIESIQRFAAQLAPESYKVSVKGDERALNQVKSILEKDLLNIAEAIESGKEYPNFLKDDDLRVKVMRVMEKLISNPDLIRHIYDFKISNIEANSVEQQLLNHSIRVTLLSIALGLQLRWSIISLVNVGMAAILHDMGIIRTALFPDLKKLDDMLPAELEGFINEHQKKSVELFGEHKVTLLPYTRAEILHIISNHHRPNFEDARHKTTLLLYFAELVDEMIAPMTHKVRYNFTPEQIRKLGERFARRTGLVNVLLGLIRLYKGKGPAWDMVMGLVRVFSMDELLVEGYEEKLKEIIDFCPFNCAVAYPHAGGNSLPRTIYCNNSTDPDFTCDHMGQVKIEIFLSAGKVKSFNKCATLTEQVHQLNISGREEAEQQKKKVGEQKKEEKAESRAEAEPTAHKAASEQEIIEDLFGGQGGGFAPDDESGEPDGPPRSSGGR, from the coding sequence ATGTTGATGCATGTAAACGACCTTGTTCCTGAGCTCGAGCTTGAGAGTGATGTCCGTCTCAAGGCGGGTAGTTTTCTTATTACCCGCAAGGAGCTGAAAGACGGTCGGCTGAGCGAGAAGGTGATAGAGTCGATACAGCGTTTCGCCGCCCAGCTCGCCCCGGAAAGCTACAAGGTGAGTGTCAAGGGGGATGAGCGGGCGCTCAACCAGGTCAAGTCTATCCTCGAAAAAGACCTCCTGAACATCGCCGAGGCGATCGAGTCCGGTAAGGAATACCCCAATTTTCTGAAGGACGACGATCTGCGGGTCAAGGTCATGCGGGTGATGGAGAAGCTTATCTCCAATCCGGACCTGATCCGCCACATCTACGATTTCAAGATCAGCAACATTGAGGCCAACTCTGTCGAGCAGCAGCTCCTGAACCACAGCATCCGGGTGACCCTGCTCTCAATCGCCCTGGGGCTGCAGCTTCGCTGGTCGATCATCTCGCTGGTCAACGTGGGCATGGCGGCGATCCTCCACGATATGGGGATAATCCGCACCGCGTTGTTCCCGGACCTGAAAAAGCTGGATGACATGCTGCCGGCCGAGCTCGAGGGGTTCATCAACGAGCACCAGAAAAAAAGCGTCGAGTTGTTCGGTGAGCACAAGGTCACGCTCCTGCCCTACACCCGCGCCGAGATTCTTCATATCATCAGCAACCACCACCGCCCCAATTTTGAGGACGCACGGCACAAGACCACGCTCCTGCTGTATTTTGCCGAGCTGGTGGATGAGATGATCGCACCCATGACGCACAAGGTGCGCTACAATTTCACGCCCGAGCAGATCCGCAAGCTGGGCGAGCGTTTCGCGCGGCGCACGGGCCTGGTCAATGTCCTGCTCGGGCTGATCCGCCTGTACAAGGGCAAGGGCCCGGCCTGGGACATGGTGATGGGCCTGGTGCGCGTGTTCTCGATGGACGAGCTGCTGGTCGAGGGTTACGAGGAGAAGCTGAAAGAGATCATCGATTTCTGCCCGTTCAACTGCGCGGTGGCCTATCCGCATGCGGGCGGCAATTCGCTGCCGCGGACCATTTACTGCAACAACAGCACCGATCCCGATTTCACCTGCGACCACATGGGCCAGGTCAAGATCGAGATATTCCTGAGCGCGGGCAAGGTGAAATCGTTCAATAAGTGCGCCACGTTGACCGAGCAGGTGCACCAGCTGAATATCAGTGGTCGTGAGGAAGCCGAGCAGCAGAAGAAAAAAGTCGGCGAGCAGAAAAAGGAAGAAAAGGCCGAGAGCCGTGCCGAGGCTGAGCCGACCGCTCATAAAGCCGCAAGCGAACAGGAGATCATCGAGGACCTGTTCGGCGGCCAGGGGGGCGGTTTTGCGCCCGACGATGAATCGGGCGAACCGGACGGCCCGCCGAGATCGTCCGGAGGCCGCTGA
- a CDS encoding oligosaccharide flippase family protein yields MSAEAKSAPLTVARGAALILAGLAAARILNWAYRIVLARAGGMGEFGVLFLAVSTIAVAGTVASLGLEYGVARFAPLYLGGGDRASLRACLRFSLLLALASGAAAAGVLYLTAVPLAGAMSGSDNLAAALRVSALCLPFYVTGRVLVKTVVAFQKIEYRVGVYQVFNPLVKLLLTLVLLSFGLGAVGALEAYLAAEVLSSATLWLILEKKIFPVMTAENPRGAASAFSPRALMAYSLPLFLAGFLDVVMSYTDAFMTGHFMDENAVGLYGAAATLASVVALGTELVNPMFLSIVTRQWAAGEHEAVRDTVINNNRWFLYLTLPLLAGSMFLARPLMALLWGQAFAAGALALAILVVGRFMYCIENTSLLLLSMHGAGGYILGVNLAVAGLNVALNWWLIPLFGIEGAAAATCLSLTLHAGLMLIGARLKHRGQGMRVVFWRVAAAAALPVGLLHYLPDYLGSGWFGVLASGLVYLAVYALLLNLFRVFSPEDRQVWRALAGRLRGNGAAERGR; encoded by the coding sequence ATGAGCGCTGAGGCAAAAAGCGCCCCGCTCACCGTGGCCCGCGGCGCGGCGCTGATCCTGGCCGGGCTGGCCGCGGCCCGCATTCTGAACTGGGCCTACCGCATAGTTCTGGCCCGCGCGGGCGGTATGGGTGAGTTCGGCGTGCTGTTCCTGGCGGTGAGCACGATCGCCGTGGCGGGGACTGTCGCCAGCCTGGGCCTGGAGTACGGCGTCGCCCGGTTCGCGCCGCTCTACCTGGGCGGCGGCGACCGGGCCAGCCTGCGCGCCTGCCTGCGGTTCTCCCTGTTGCTGGCCCTGGCCTCAGGCGCGGCGGCCGCGGGGGTGCTCTATCTGACAGCGGTCCCCCTGGCCGGGGCGATGTCCGGGAGCGACAACCTGGCCGCGGCGCTGCGGGTTAGCGCGCTCTGCCTGCCGTTCTATGTGACCGGCCGGGTGCTGGTCAAGACAGTGGTGGCGTTCCAGAAAATCGAGTACCGGGTGGGCGTGTACCAGGTGTTCAACCCGCTGGTCAAGCTGCTGCTTACCCTGGTGCTGCTAAGCTTCGGGCTGGGCGCGGTGGGTGCGCTCGAAGCCTACCTGGCCGCGGAGGTGCTCAGTTCCGCCACGCTCTGGCTTATCCTGGAAAAAAAGATATTCCCTGTCATGACTGCTGAAAACCCGCGCGGAGCGGCCTCGGCGTTTTCGCCTCGCGCTCTCATGGCCTACAGCCTGCCGCTGTTTCTGGCCGGGTTCCTGGACGTGGTGATGAGCTACACGGACGCTTTCATGACCGGGCATTTCATGGACGAGAACGCGGTGGGACTCTACGGGGCCGCGGCCACCCTGGCCTCGGTGGTCGCTCTGGGCACCGAGCTGGTGAACCCGATGTTCCTCTCGATCGTGACCCGACAGTGGGCCGCGGGCGAGCACGAGGCGGTCCGGGACACGGTCATCAACAACAACCGCTGGTTCCTCTACCTCACCCTGCCGCTGCTGGCCGGGAGCATGTTCCTGGCGCGCCCGCTGATGGCCCTTCTCTGGGGGCAGGCTTTCGCGGCCGGGGCCCTGGCCCTGGCCATCCTGGTCGTGGGCCGGTTCATGTACTGCATCGAGAACACCAGCCTCCTGCTTCTTTCCATGCACGGGGCGGGCGGCTATATCCTGGGCGTGAACCTGGCCGTGGCCGGGCTCAATGTGGCGCTCAACTGGTGGCTTATCCCGCTGTTCGGGATCGAGGGCGCGGCCGCTGCCACCTGCCTGTCCCTAACCCTGCACGCCGGCCTGATGCTGATCGGGGCCCGGCTGAAACACCGCGGCCAGGGGATGCGGGTCGTGTTCTGGCGGGTGGCCGCCGCGGCGGCGCTGCCTGTGGGGCTGCTCCATTATCTGCCGGATTATCTTGGGAGTGGCTGGTTCGGGGTGCTGGCGAGCGGATTGGTGTATCTGGCGGTTTACGCTCTGCTGCTCAATCTGTTCCGCGTTTTCTCACCCGAGGACCGTCAGGTCTGGCGGGCCCTGGCCGGACGGCTCCGCGGCAACGGGGCGGCGGAACGCGGCCGATAG
- a CDS encoding polysaccharide deacetylase family protein — protein sequence MTIQTAHLCLRSPYEPLFSDRYLIWLAGTLAASGSRVVAHTAPLAPGPQEILLTNFSRAPQAAGGAVLQATSPTDRTMHLMRPIGKLWAASGLSGSQFSESAPVKALLGLLRKPFTAHSDLSRGRIEATEESAEIPAGRRLMFRVNVDWDSRGLDLLDRWCGRFGLRPTLAVAGSEIAGNEARVREVVARHGIEIAGHTWSHRVVLPALGTRRVREEITRNKAYLEDFFGNPVHGFAAPYMKYDRRTFECLAESGHRWFIRSWSVHPLPLPGFDLLDLGVSCYFPLGWENALAGRLALSDLVLQLHLPDLVRLEAGLESVLADLSARGVRFASCGEYYDEVKAGGRV from the coding sequence ATGACAATCCAGACCGCACATCTCTGCCTGCGCTCACCCTACGAGCCGCTTTTCAGCGACCGCTACCTGATATGGCTGGCCGGGACCCTGGCCGCCTCCGGGTCACGGGTGGTCGCCCATACGGCCCCGCTTGCGCCCGGGCCGCAGGAAATCCTGCTGACCAATTTCAGCCGGGCGCCGCAGGCCGCGGGCGGCGCGGTCCTTCAGGCGACCAGCCCCACGGACCGCACGATGCACCTGATGCGCCCCATAGGGAAGCTCTGGGCGGCAAGCGGCCTGTCCGGCTCGCAGTTCTCCGAAAGCGCGCCGGTCAAGGCATTGCTTGGTTTGCTCCGTAAGCCGTTCACCGCGCACAGCGACCTCAGCCGAGGGAGGATCGAGGCAACGGAGGAGTCGGCGGAGATTCCGGCAGGACGGCGCCTGATGTTCCGGGTGAATGTAGATTGGGACAGCCGCGGCCTCGACCTTCTGGACCGCTGGTGCGGCCGTTTCGGCCTGCGGCCCACCCTGGCCGTGGCAGGAAGCGAGATCGCCGGGAACGAGGCCCGGGTGCGCGAGGTGGTGGCGCGACACGGGATCGAGATCGCCGGGCACACCTGGTCGCACCGGGTGGTGCTGCCAGCTCTGGGCACGCGCCGCGTGCGCGAGGAGATAACGCGCAACAAAGCTTATCTCGAAGACTTTTTCGGAAATCCGGTTCATGGGTTCGCCGCGCCCTACATGAAATACGACCGCCGCACGTTCGAGTGCCTGGCCGAGAGCGGCCATCGCTGGTTTATCCGGTCCTGGAGCGTGCACCCGCTGCCCCTGCCGGGGTTCGACCTTCTTGACCTGGGCGTGAGCTGCTATTTCCCGCTGGGCTGGGAAAACGCCCTGGCCGGACGGTTGGCGCTGAGCGACCTGGTGCTCCAGCTTCACCTTCCCGACCTGGTGCGCCTGGAGGCGGGCCTGGAAAGCGTGCTGGCCGATCTGTCCGCGCGCGGGGTGCGTTTCGCGAGCTGCGGGGAATATTACGACGAGGTCAAAGCCGGGGGGCGGGTCTGA
- the wecB gene encoding UDP-N-acetylglucosamine 2-epimerase (non-hydrolyzing) produces the protein MKTVFVLGTRPEIIKLSPVIRAFERRSLPFAILHTNQHYSPEMDAVFFEQLELPAAQVNLGVGSGSHGEQLGRMLTGIEKALPVLKAETVVVQGDTNSVLAAALIAQRLGLRLAHVEAGLRSRDRRMPEEHNRVLTDHLSDLLFAPTEAARGILLAEGFEATRVHVTGNTVVDAVEQAGRIAARRGDQALEYPAGSYILITLHRPENVDHPETLLSILSGIEATARAHGLEVVFPVHPRTTACLKRFGLSLPAGFKTLGAVDYLRFIGLLRSAALVITDSGGVQEEACILRIPCVTARISTERPETVAAGANCVAGVDAEGIVAAAGRMLGAARNWVNPLGDGQAGERIAGILEP, from the coding sequence GTGAAAACTGTTTTCGTCCTCGGGACCCGGCCGGAAATAATCAAACTCTCCCCTGTGATTCGCGCTTTCGAACGCCGCAGCCTGCCTTTCGCCATTCTCCACACCAACCAGCACTACTCGCCCGAGATGGACGCCGTGTTTTTCGAGCAGTTGGAGCTGCCCGCGGCCCAGGTCAACCTGGGGGTCGGCTCGGGCAGCCACGGCGAGCAGCTGGGTCGCATGCTGACCGGGATCGAAAAAGCCCTGCCCGTCCTGAAAGCGGAGACCGTGGTGGTGCAGGGGGACACCAACTCCGTGCTGGCCGCGGCGCTGATCGCACAGCGCCTTGGTCTGCGCCTGGCGCACGTGGAGGCCGGTCTGCGCAGCCGTGACCGCCGCATGCCCGAGGAGCACAACCGTGTCCTGACCGACCACCTTTCCGACCTGCTGTTCGCCCCCACCGAGGCCGCGCGTGGTATTCTCCTGGCCGAGGGTTTCGAGGCGACACGGGTCCATGTGACCGGCAACACCGTGGTGGACGCTGTCGAGCAGGCAGGCCGGATCGCCGCCCGGCGTGGGGACCAGGCGCTGGAGTATCCGGCCGGAAGCTATATCCTTATAACCCTGCACCGCCCCGAGAACGTGGACCACCCGGAGACCCTGCTCTCGATCCTCAGCGGTATTGAGGCCACGGCCCGCGCGCACGGCCTGGAGGTGGTGTTTCCGGTGCATCCACGCACGACGGCTTGCCTGAAAAGGTTCGGTCTGAGCCTGCCCGCGGGCTTCAAAACCCTGGGAGCGGTGGATTACCTCAGGTTTATCGGCCTGCTGCGCTCTGCCGCGCTGGTGATAACCGATTCGGGGGGGGTGCAGGAGGAGGCCTGTATTTTAAGGATACCCTGCGTGACCGCGCGGATCAGCACCGAGAGGCCCGAGACTGTCGCGGCCGGGGCGAACTGTGTTGCCGGGGTGGACGCCGAGGGGATCGTGGCTGCGGCTGGCAGGATGCTGGGCGCGGCGCGCAACTGGGTCAACCCGCTGGGGGATGGGCAGGCCGGGGAAAGGATCGCCGGGATACTGGAACCCTGA